In the Methanosphaera stadtmanae DSM 3091 genome, ATTTCTCTTTATAAACATATATTCTAATTTAATAAATTCCTTATTATTTTAATTATTATAAAGTATTTGGTAGAATAATTTAGAGGAAATTTGTTTTATTATATAATATATATTTATTTCTTAAAATTCTAAAAATACATATATATCAATTAAATTTATTTTTATATATTTTTGAATTATTTTTTTCTAGTAAAAAAAAGTTTTAAATGTAGAAAAATTGAAAAATAAATATGAAAAATTAATATAATACTAAATACATAATACTATATAGTTTTATTAATCATTTTTCTAATAAAACATCAATTTTTAAATATTAATAGGAGATTATATGAGATCAGGAATGAAAACCATTCTTGCAGTTGTAATAGCAGTAATATTATGTTGTGTAGCCTTTGGAGGATACATAGTATATGATAATATGCAAAAACAGAATCAAGAACTGAATAAATCACTACAAGATGTACAAAAACAACTTAATGAAACACAAAATAACTCTTCAACAAATACAACAACAAAAGCAACATCTACTACAAAAAAAGCAACACCTACAGCAAAATCTGCTAGTAACAAAGTAACATATGAGGAAGCTGGTGTAGATAAGAATATAGGTTACATTAAAACATGTAAATATAAGGGTTGTGGAGCTAGATACGACTCAAGATTAAGTTACTGTCCAAGCTGTGGACAAAGAAATATATATGTATAATTTACATATATCCTCTTTTTTTAAAACAAGTGTTTATTTTTTCTAAAATTTTATTAATATTATCATATATATAATTAACTAATATCAAAAAAATTTTATCTTATTATATTTAATAAAACAGGACAAAAAATTAAATTAATTCTTTTTATTTAAAAAATCAGGGTTTTTTTTAATATAACGCTTTTTATTAAATTTATTGTATTAAATTAAATAATTTAGTAGATTAAAATTTAAGATATTTTAATTATTATTAAAGAGGTGACTACATGTCTCAAAAAAGTTCTTCTCCTAGATGGGAAAGTAATATAAGCTTTATACTTGCCATGATTGGGTCTGCTGTCGGATTAGGAAATATATGGCGTTATCCATATGTTGCATATACCAATGGTGGAGGAGCATTTATACTTCCATATATTATTTCAATAATATGTCTTGGAATTCCATTACTATTTATTGAATATGGTACTGGATATAAATTCAAGTCGGGTATGAGTAAAATTCTTCGTAAAATTAATACAAAATATGAATATATAGGATGGTTTATTCAAACATCAACCTTTTTTATTTTAACATACTATGTATGTGTAGTAGCATGGAATCTATTGTATGTTCCATTAAGCTTTTTTAAAGGTTGGGGTTCAAATCCAGATAATTTTCTGAATACAGTAATACTAGAATCAACAACAGATGTAAGTGGATTGTTTCATATAGCAATATATGTTCTTATTGCACTTACAATTGTATGGATTATATTATGGTATATTTCACATCATGATATAAATAAGGGAATAGGTAAATTTAATAAAATATTAACACCCTTATTATTTATTATAATGATAATTATAGTGGCATTTGCTCTTACATTACCAGGATCAGGTTTTGGTGTATTAACTCTCCTAACACCAGATTTATCAGCAATTACTAATTCAGACATATGGATTGCAGCACTAAGTCAAATTTTATTTTCACTTAGTATAGGTATGTGTATTGTTGTTGCATATACTGCATATCTTCCAGATGATGTTAATATTCCTAAAAATGTACTACTTGTAGCTTTAGCAAATAGTTCATTTGAAGTATTTACAGCAATAGGAATTTTTGGAATACTTGGTTTTATGAGTACAACACATGGAATTCCTATTAATGAACTTGTAACACAAGGAACTACATTAGCATTTGTAGCATTCCCTCAAATATTTAATGTAATGGGATTTATAGGTTATATTATTGGGCCTTTATTCTTTATAGCATTATTATTTGCAGGTATAACATCAAATATTTCAATAATGGAACCTATTATCTTATCACTTAGAGATAAATTTGGTTTTGAAAGAAAAAAAGCAGTGACAATATGTTGTGTTGTAGGATTTATAATATCATTACTATTTACAACTTCCTTGGGAAGTAGTTTAGTAGGAGTATTTGACACATTCATAAATCAATTTGGTGTGGT is a window encoding:
- a CDS encoding sodium-dependent transporter, translated to MSQKSSSPRWESNISFILAMIGSAVGLGNIWRYPYVAYTNGGGAFILPYIISIICLGIPLLFIEYGTGYKFKSGMSKILRKINTKYEYIGWFIQTSTFFILTYYVCVVAWNLLYVPLSFFKGWGSNPDNFLNTVILESTTDVSGLFHIAIYVLIALTIVWIILWYISHHDINKGIGKFNKILTPLLFIIMIIIVAFALTLPGSGFGVLTLLTPDLSAITNSDIWIAALSQILFSLSIGMCIVVAYTAYLPDDVNIPKNVLLVALANSSFEVFTAIGIFGILGFMSTTHGIPINELVTQGTTLAFVAFPQIFNVMGFIGYIIGPLFFIALLFAGITSNISIMEPIILSLRDKFGFERKKAVTICCVVGFIISLLFTTSLGSSLVGVFDTFINQFGVVLNVIIELILITWIYGIDKILPGINKNATFLKIGPKWKIWMKYIIPIIIFIIWIKGISESLITNDTFTNTVQLLLLVALFIVPLILTKIPAKVEDY